The Engystomops pustulosus chromosome 1, aEngPut4.maternal, whole genome shotgun sequence genome has a window encoding:
- the STOML2 gene encoding stomatin-like protein 2, mitochondrial, which translates to MLRAVSRAGGALLRGSQIHGPKAWNTEARRCLSSGLPMNTVVLFVPQQEAWVVERMGRFHRILEPGLNILIPFLDRIRYVQSLKEIVINVPEQSAVTLDNVTLQIDGVLYLRVMDPYKASYGVEDPEYAVTQLAQTTMRSELGKLTLDKVFRERESLNSSIVDAINQASDYWGIKCLRYEIKDIHVPPKVREAMQMQVEAERRKRAMVLESEGTRESAINVAEGEKQAQILASEAERAEQINQAAGEANAILAKAKARGEAIRLVADALTQQHGNAAASLSIAEQYVNAFSKLAKESNTILLPSNTGDISSMVTQAMGIYSTVTKNMQNSPSAKAPAAGKFTETEEMKQMS; encoded by the exons ATGCTGAGGGCAGTGAGCCGGGCCGGGGGCGCCCTGCTGCGG GGCTCCCAAATACATGGACCTAAAGCCTGGAATACGGAGGCGCGGCGTTGTTTATCATCTGGTCTCCCCATGAACACGgtggttttgtttgtcccccagCAGGAGGCCTGGGTGGTGGAGCGTATGGGCCGCTTCCACCGCATCCTGGAGCCG GGCCTGAACATTCTCATTCCGTTCCTGGATCGTATCCGCTATGTGCAGAGTCTGAAGGAAATTGTAATCAACGTTCCTGAGCAGTCGGCTGTCACCCTGG ACAATGTTACCTTACAGATAGATGGAGTGCTCTACCTGCGAGTCATGGACCCCTACAAG GCCAGTTACGGCGTGGAAGATCCGGAATACGCAGTCACGCAGCTGGCGCAGACCACAATGCGCTCCGAACTCGGGAAACTGACCTTAGACAAAGTCTTCAGG GAGAGGGAATCGCTAAACTCCAGTATTGTGGACGCTATAAACCAGGCCTCCGACTACTGGGGGATCAAGTGTCTGCGGTACGAAATTAAGGACATCCACGTGCCGCCCAAAGTCCGGGAAGCCATGCAGATGCAG GTTGAGGCCGAGCGCAGGAAGAGGGCGATGGTGTTGGAATCGGAAGGGACCAGGGAATCTGCGATCAATGTGGCCGAGGGAGAAAAACAAGCCCAGATTTTGGCGTCTGAGGCAGAGCGAGCGGAACAGATCAACCAGGCTGCAG GTGAAGCAAATGCAATTCTAGCCAAAGCCAAGGCCCGGGGCGAGGCGATACGTCTGGTGGCGGACGCCCTCACTCAGCAG CACGGCAATGCTGCGGCATCGCTCTCTATAGCGGAACAGTACGTTAACGCCTTCTCCAAACTGGCGAAAGAATCTAACACcatactcctgccctcaaacacGGGAGACATCAGCAGCATGGTGACCCAG GCTATGGGAATTTACAGCACAGTGACCAAAAACATGCAAAACAGCCCCTCAGCAAAAGCGCCAGCCGCTGGCAAATTCACAGAGACGGAGGAGATGAAGCAGATGTCCTGA